A region of Streptomyces sp. WMMC500 DNA encodes the following proteins:
- a CDS encoding ROK family protein, with the protein MHPHKQATVTAAAPPSAEDTGVLRQWAAEGGALELRARIVLLAGQGMRDTDIARRLGVSRQTVGTWRHKWADEGIAGLRHRARPGRPPTVDEAEVLARTLLASDGAAASRAVGRELGLSHATVAAIRRRWSDHPPADPPLPGSDLWIVGLYADAHGAVLLAGARPGSAAQPRPAGNAVGADVLAGLDRACDALPGAVAGSRPPAPHRALAAFLTKARRRHPRIELSALTLWTADPAADHPHASPPAAPVPAPGPVPGPVPAAAPGRPTARPPQPPPAIRPEASPPATLHRIPATCTWRSYLRALVALDSSRHPESSRRVYRDLTGAVEAYARKPAGEPLQWLRESIASHAAPPRPRTRPGGGAGTGRLDAAGGANHIDLGSFNECVVIEAVRLAGTVTRGEIAHRTGLTQQSVSRIARSLLARGILVEENRRQATSGKPRTPVRLRGEAAHAVGIHIDPEVFTAVVIDLDGAIVAERTRPVQPTSDPDVLVRQVAQLGRGVLADARGAVRPGGFLGIGVAVPGPVDTDSGTVLDPPLMSVWTDLPLLYLLKDHFRCPLIMEKDATAAAAGERWIGRDRRARDFAYVYLGTGVGSGLYLNGDLHRGTSANAGEFGQLCAVALGRAETGGRPEVLPECNPPLGLSRLAARHGYPLDGALAGTTAGYRAVTEAAAAGDPAATAAVRDLARAVGQGTTSLVDLLDIDLVVLGGPFFTDPAAPLYLSHIGEMVNDFPTARRLRHVDVERSVLGPEAAAVGAASTIFHAAFTPRLRGGTALRAL; encoded by the coding sequence ATGCACCCCCACAAGCAGGCGACCGTGACCGCTGCCGCACCGCCCTCCGCCGAGGACACCGGTGTGCTGCGGCAGTGGGCGGCCGAGGGCGGGGCGCTCGAACTGCGGGCCCGGATCGTGCTGCTGGCCGGGCAGGGCATGCGGGACACCGACATCGCCCGCCGGCTCGGCGTCTCGCGGCAGACGGTCGGCACCTGGCGGCACAAGTGGGCGGACGAGGGCATCGCCGGGCTGCGGCACCGCGCCCGCCCCGGGCGGCCCCCGACCGTCGACGAGGCGGAGGTCCTGGCCCGTACTCTCCTCGCCAGCGACGGCGCCGCCGCCTCCCGGGCCGTGGGCCGCGAACTGGGCCTGTCACACGCCACCGTCGCCGCCATCCGGCGCCGCTGGTCCGACCACCCGCCCGCGGACCCGCCGCTGCCCGGCTCCGACCTCTGGATCGTCGGCCTGTACGCGGACGCCCACGGCGCGGTGCTCCTCGCCGGCGCCCGGCCCGGCTCCGCCGCCCAGCCGCGCCCCGCCGGCAACGCCGTGGGCGCCGACGTGCTCGCCGGGCTCGACCGCGCCTGCGACGCCCTGCCCGGCGCCGTCGCCGGCAGCCGCCCGCCGGCGCCGCACCGAGCGCTCGCCGCGTTCCTCACCAAGGCCCGCAGGCGGCATCCCCGCATCGAGTTGTCCGCGCTCACGCTCTGGACCGCGGACCCCGCGGCAGACCACCCGCACGCCTCCCCGCCCGCCGCACCCGTACCGGCACCCGGCCCCGTGCCCGGCCCCGTGCCCGCCGCCGCGCCCGGCCGGCCGACCGCCCGCCCCCCGCAGCCGCCGCCCGCCATCCGCCCCGAGGCCTCGCCCCCCGCCACCCTCCACCGCATCCCCGCCACCTGCACCTGGCGCAGCTACCTCCGCGCCCTCGTCGCCCTCGACAGCTCCCGCCACCCCGAGTCCTCCCGCCGCGTCTACCGCGACCTCACCGGCGCCGTCGAGGCGTACGCCCGGAAGCCCGCCGGCGAGCCGCTGCAGTGGCTGCGCGAGTCCATAGCCAGCCACGCCGCCCCGCCCCGCCCCCGTACCCGCCCCGGGGGCGGGGCCGGGACCGGGCGCCTGGACGCCGCCGGCGGCGCGAACCACATCGACCTCGGCTCGTTCAACGAGTGCGTCGTCATCGAGGCGGTCCGCCTCGCCGGCACCGTCACCCGCGGCGAGATCGCCCACCGCACCGGCCTGACCCAGCAGTCCGTGTCCCGGATCGCCCGCTCGCTGCTGGCCCGCGGCATCCTCGTCGAGGAGAACCGCCGCCAGGCGACCTCCGGCAAGCCGCGCACGCCCGTGCGGCTGCGCGGCGAGGCGGCGCACGCCGTCGGCATCCACATCGACCCGGAGGTCTTCACCGCCGTCGTCATCGACCTGGACGGCGCGATCGTCGCCGAGCGCACCCGGCCCGTACAGCCGACCTCCGACCCCGACGTGCTGGTCAGGCAGGTGGCCCAGCTCGGCCGCGGCGTGCTGGCCGACGCCCGCGGCGCGGTACGGCCCGGGGGGTTCCTCGGCATCGGCGTGGCCGTCCCCGGCCCTGTGGACACCGACTCCGGCACGGTGCTCGACCCGCCGCTCATGTCGGTGTGGACGGACCTGCCGCTGCTGTACCTCCTCAAGGACCACTTCCGGTGCCCGCTGATCATGGAGAAGGACGCGACCGCGGCGGCGGCGGGCGAGCGGTGGATCGGCCGCGACCGGCGGGCCCGCGACTTCGCGTACGTCTACCTCGGTACGGGCGTGGGCTCCGGCCTCTACCTCAACGGGGACCTGCACCGCGGCACCAGCGCGAACGCCGGCGAGTTCGGGCAGTTGTGCGCCGTCGCGCTCGGCCGCGCCGAGACCGGCGGCCGGCCGGAGGTGCTGCCCGAGTGCAACCCGCCGCTCGGCCTGTCCCGGCTCGCCGCCCGGCACGGCTACCCGCTCGACGGCGCGCTGGCCGGCACCACCGCCGGCTACCGCGCCGTCACCGAGGCCGCCGCGGCCGGCGACCCGGCCGCCACCGCCGCCGTACGGGACCTGGCGCGGGCCGTCGGGCAGGGCACCACGAGCCTGGTGGACCTGCTCGACATCGACCTCGTCGTGCTCGGCGGGCCGTTCTTCACCGACCCGGCCGCCCCGCTGTACCTGTCCCACATCGGCGAGATGGTCAACGACTTCCCCACCGCCCGCCGGCTGCGGCACGTCGACGTCGAGCGGTCGGTGCTCGGCCCCGAGGCCGCGGCGGTCGGCGCGGCCTCCACGATCTTCCACGCCGCCTTCACCCCGAGGCTGCGCGGCGGCACCGCCCTGCGGGCCCTGTGA
- a CDS encoding PQQ-dependent sugar dehydrogenase, with protein MRRTPHRRSRQRRTGRPGGALRTLAALALVLGGGTLAAGGPAAGDPADIPPGDYQHVQLASGTAELGEPMSLAVLPDRSVVHTARDGTVRFTDAAGNTKTAGKLDVYSHDEEGLQGVAADPGFATNRQIYLYYSPTLNTPPGDAPVTGAPADFEPWKGHLNLSRFTLNADGTLDMGSEQVILEVPNDRGQCCHVGGDIDFDAQGNLYLSTGDDTNPFASSGYSPLDERADTNPQFDAQRTSGNTNDLRGKVLRIKPTADGYTVPGGNLFAPGTPETRPEIYAMGFRNPFRMSVDRETGAVYLGDYGPDAGTTDPNRGPNGQVEFNRITEPGNFGWPYCTGTNTAAETYNEYTFPGGPSGAKYDCAGGPVNNSPHNTGQDRLPAAEAAWIHYGGDAGSPPEFGGGSESPMGGEVYRYDPDLDSDVKFPASLDGRYFAGELGRQWIKAIEVGSDGSPGLIEDFPWDGTQVMDTDFGPDGALYVLDYGTGGGNQALYRIEYLAGANRNPVAEATADVTSGGTPLTVAFSSAGSADPEGGALTYHWDFGDGATSNEANPSHTYTASGTFTPTLTVTDPEGLTGTDSLVVTAGNTAPTVNLQTPGDGRLFSFGDDVPFTVAASDPEDGAIDCSKVEVTYSLGHDSHTHEITSTTGCSGTLDVPEDGEHDSAANLYGVFTAEYTDSGGLTGTSARTLQPRHRQAEHFGAMSGIQIAGHGGAEGGATVGFTDDGDWVSFEPYALDDVTGVSARVASGGPGGTIEIRTGSPTGGLLGTLNVPPTGGWDTYVDVSASLNPAPAGTTTLYLRFAGPTGQGNLLDVDAFTFTTS; from the coding sequence ATGAGACGCACCCCCCACCGGCGGTCCCGGCAGAGACGGACGGGCAGACCCGGCGGCGCCCTGCGCACGCTGGCCGCCCTCGCGCTGGTGCTCGGCGGCGGCACGCTGGCCGCCGGCGGCCCGGCCGCGGGCGACCCGGCCGACATACCCCCCGGCGACTACCAGCACGTCCAACTGGCCTCCGGCACGGCCGAGCTGGGCGAGCCGATGTCGCTCGCCGTGCTGCCGGACCGCTCGGTCGTGCACACCGCGCGCGACGGCACGGTCCGCTTCACCGACGCGGCGGGCAACACGAAGACCGCCGGGAAACTCGACGTCTACAGCCACGACGAAGAGGGGTTGCAGGGCGTCGCCGCCGACCCCGGTTTCGCCACCAACCGGCAGATCTACCTGTACTACTCGCCCACGCTGAACACCCCGCCCGGCGACGCGCCCGTCACCGGCGCCCCCGCCGACTTCGAGCCCTGGAAGGGCCACCTGAACCTCTCCCGGTTCACGCTCAACGCCGACGGCACCCTCGACATGGGCAGCGAGCAGGTCATCCTCGAAGTGCCCAACGACCGCGGCCAGTGCTGCCACGTCGGCGGCGACATCGACTTCGACGCCCAGGGCAACCTGTACCTGAGCACCGGCGACGACACCAACCCGTTCGCCTCGTCCGGCTACTCCCCCCTCGACGAGCGGGCCGACACCAACCCGCAGTTCGACGCCCAGCGCACCTCCGGCAACACCAACGACCTGCGCGGCAAGGTGCTGCGGATCAAGCCCACCGCCGACGGCTACACCGTTCCCGGCGGCAACCTCTTCGCGCCCGGCACCCCCGAGACCCGCCCCGAGATCTACGCGATGGGCTTCCGCAACCCGTTCCGGATGTCCGTCGACCGCGAGACCGGCGCCGTCTACCTCGGCGACTACGGCCCGGACGCCGGCACCACCGACCCCAACCGCGGGCCGAACGGCCAGGTCGAGTTCAACCGCATCACCGAGCCCGGCAACTTCGGCTGGCCGTACTGCACGGGCACGAACACCGCGGCGGAGACGTACAACGAGTACACCTTCCCCGGCGGCCCCTCGGGCGCGAAGTACGACTGCGCCGGCGGCCCCGTGAACAACTCCCCGCACAACACCGGCCAGGACAGGCTCCCCGCGGCCGAGGCCGCCTGGATCCACTACGGCGGCGACGCCGGCAGCCCGCCGGAGTTCGGCGGCGGCTCGGAGTCCCCGATGGGCGGCGAGGTCTACCGCTACGACCCGGACCTGGACTCGGACGTGAAGTTCCCCGCGTCGCTGGACGGCCGCTACTTCGCCGGCGAGCTGGGCCGGCAGTGGATCAAGGCCATCGAGGTCGGGTCGGACGGCTCCCCCGGGCTGATCGAGGACTTCCCCTGGGACGGCACGCAGGTCATGGACACCGACTTCGGCCCGGACGGCGCGCTGTACGTCCTCGACTACGGCACCGGCGGCGGCAACCAGGCGCTGTACCGCATCGAGTACCTCGCCGGCGCCAACCGGAACCCGGTCGCCGAGGCGACCGCGGACGTCACCTCGGGCGGCACGCCGCTGACCGTGGCGTTCAGCTCGGCGGGCAGCGCGGACCCGGAGGGCGGCGCGCTCACGTACCACTGGGACTTCGGTGACGGCGCCACCTCGAACGAGGCGAACCCCTCGCACACGTACACCGCGTCCGGCACCTTCACCCCGACCCTCACCGTCACCGACCCCGAGGGCCTCACGGGCACCGACAGCCTGGTCGTGACCGCCGGCAACACCGCGCCGACGGTGAACCTCCAGACGCCGGGCGACGGGCGGCTGTTCTCCTTCGGCGACGACGTGCCGTTCACGGTGGCGGCGAGCGACCCGGAGGACGGCGCGATCGACTGTTCCAAGGTCGAGGTCACGTACTCGCTCGGGCACGACAGCCACACCCACGAGATCACCTCGACGACCGGCTGCAGCGGGACCCTCGACGTGCCGGAGGACGGCGAACACGACAGCGCCGCGAACCTGTACGGGGTCTTCACCGCCGAGTACACCGACTCGGGCGGGCTGACGGGCACCAGCGCCCGCACCCTCCAGCCGCGGCACCGGCAGGCCGAGCACTTCGGCGCGATGTCCGGCATCCAGATCGCCGGGCACGGCGGCGCGGAGGGCGGCGCCACGGTCGGGTTCACGGACGACGGCGACTGGGTGTCGTTCGAGCCGTACGCGCTGGACGACGTGACCGGCGTCAGCGCGCGGGTCGCCTCCGGCGGTCCCGGCGGCACGATCGAGATCCGTACGGGCTCGCCGACCGGCGGCCTGCTCGGCACCCTGAACGTCCCGCCGACCGG